The Streptomyces sp. NBC_00569 genomic sequence TCGTCCATGCGCGAGCCGGTGTCGACCAGCGCGGTGGCGAGAATGGTCAGCGAGCCGCCGTCCTCGATGTTGCGCGCCGCACCGAAGAAGCGCTTCGGCGGGTAGAGCGCGGTCGAGTCGACACCACCGGACAGGATGCGGCCGGAGGCCGGCGCCGCCAGGTTGTAGGCACGGCCCAGACGCGTGATCGAGTCGAGCAGGACGACCACGTCGTGACCGAGCTCCACGAGACGCTTGGCGCGCTCGATGGCGAGCTCGGCGACCGTGGTGTGGTCCTCGGCCGGACGGTCGAAGGTCGAGGAGATGACCTCGCCCTTCACCGACCGCTGCATGTCGGTGACCTCTTCCGGACGCTCGTCGACCAGGACGACCATCAGGTGGCACTCGGGGCTGTTGGTGGTGATCGCGTTGGCGACCGCCTGCATGATCATGGTCTTGCCGGTCTTCGGCGGGGCCACGATCAGGCCTCGCTGGCCCTTACCGATCGGCGACACGAGGTCGATGATGCGGGTGGTCAGGATGCCCGGGTCGGTCTCCAGACGGAGCCGGTCCTGCGGGTAGAGCGGCGTCAGCTTGTTGAACTCCGGCCGCCCGCGCCCGGATTCGGGCGCCATGCCGTTGACGGAGTCGAGGCGGACCAGCGCGTTGAACTTCTCGCGGCGCTCGCCGTCCTTGGGCTGGCGGACCGCGCCGGTGACGTGGTCACCCTTGCGCAGGCCGTTCTTGCGGACCTGGGCGAGCGAGACGTACACGTCGTTCGGACCGGGCAGGTAGCCGGAGGTCCGGATGAACGCGTAGTTGTCGAGGATGTCCAGGATGCCCGCGACGGGGATCAGGACGTCGTCCTCGGAGACCTGCACCTCGTTGCCGAAGCCGGCCTCGTCGCGGCCACGACGGCCACGGCGGTCGCGGTAGCGGCCACGGCGTCCGCGGCGGCCACCCTCGAAGTCGTCGTCGTCCTGCGGACCGTTGTCCCGCTGACGGTCCTGGCGTCCGCCGCCCTGCGGCTGGCGGTTGCCGCCCTGATCCTTGCCCTGCTCATCGCCCTTGCCACGGCGGTCGCCGCGGTCACGGCCACCGCGCTCACCGCGGTCGCCGCCACGGTCACCGCGGTCACGACGGTCACGGCGCTCGCGACGGCCCTCGGCGCCGTTGTCACCGGCGTCGCCCTGGGCGTCCGTCTTGGTCTCGGTCTTCGCCTCGGCCGTGACGGTCTCGGGGCTGCCGGCCTCGGAGGTGGCACGGCGGCGGCGGCGCTCGCCGGCCTTCTCGTCGCTCGCCGGCTGACCGGGGATGTCGATCTGCTGCTGAGCGGCGGCCTTCGCGGCCTTCGCGTCCTCGGCCTTGGTGGCCTTGGCGGCGGGGGCCTCGGTGCCGTTCGCCGCGGCCTCGTCACCGGTGCGCGCCTTGGAGGTGGCACGGCGCTTCGGCTTGGTCTCGGTGGTGTCGGCGCTCTTCGCGGGAGCGCCTCCCCCGGCCTGCGCCTCCTTGATGACCTCGATCAGCTGGCTCTTGCGCATACGCGCGGTGCCCCTGATGCCGAGGCCCGATGCGACCTGCTGGAGCTCGGCCAGCACCATGCCCTCGAGGCCGGTACCGCGGCGCCGCCGGGAGCCCGAAGCACCGGCAGCAGGGGCATCCGCAGCGGCGGAGGGCGCGGCAGCGGAGCTGTCGGCGCTCACGCCCATCAGATCGGTGGTGTCGCTCACGAAGGGTCCTTCCCTGGAGCGGACGTCGGCCTGTCTGGCTCGGCGACCGGTTGTGCTGTCCGGCGGTGGTCCTGTCGGTATGGACCGTGCCGGGGCGGTGGTCCGCCAACGCGGCGGAAGAATTCATTGGTGACGGCGAGTCCCGAAGCCGCGGGTTTCACTGGAATGTCTGTGTCACCCGGCTCGATCACACCGGTTCCGGAGCATGCTCGAAACGGCTCAGCGCTTGGCACAGAGCAATTTGCGGGGCTCCCGGAAGAATGGTTGTCCCGGAGGGGGACACACAGCACCTCGCCATGGTGGGGTCGGGTGCAGACTTGAGGTTAACACTACCGGATCCAACAAATATTCCCCCTCTCGAATTCCGGCAACCGTGTGTCAGTGAGCAAGCGGCAGCACGCTCGCTCCGTCGACATCGAGGTCGAGGCGGTTCGCCGCCCATCCCTCACCGGCCAGCCGGGCGACCTTGTCGGCCGCTGACTCCTCCACAAGGGCGAGGACCGTGGGGCCCGCCCCTGAGATCACCGCGGGAACGCCGTCTGCCCGCAGACGCTCCACGAGTGCGAGGCTCTCCGGCATCGCGGGAGCCCGGTATTCCTGGTGGAGCCGGTCCTCGGTGGCGGGCAGCAGCAGCTCGGGGCGCCTCGTGAGGGCCTCGACGAGCAGGGCCGCTCGGCCCGCGTTCACCGCGGCGTCCACATGGGGGACGCTGCGCGGCAGGAGACCGCGCGCGGTCTCGGTGAGTACCGGCTTTCCCGGTACGAAAACCACCGGAACGATGGAACCCGCGGGGTCCATCCTGATCGCCCGGGCCGCGCCGCCGTCCATCCAGGAGAGCGTGAAGCCGCCGAGCAGGCAGGCCGCGACGTTGTCCGGGTGCCCCTCGATCTCGGTCGCGAGCTCCAGCAGGGCCGCGTCGTCGAGGCGGGCGTCGCCGCCTATCGTCACGGCGCGCGCGGCGACGATGCCGGCGCAGATCGCGGCCGACGAGGAGCCGAGGCCGCGGCCGTGCGGGATCCGGTTGGCGCAGACCACCTCGAGGCCGCGCGGCTGTCCGCCGAGCAGGTCGAAGGCCGTGCGCAGGGAACGTACGAGCAGATGGGACTCGTCGCGCGGAAGGGTTTCGGAGCCCTCACCTGCGATGTCGATGTTCAGGCCGGAGTCGGCGACCCGGACGACCACGTCGTCGTAGAGGCCCAGCGACAGGCCGAAGGCATCGAAGCCGGGGCCGAGGTTGGCGCTGGAGGCGGGGACGCGCACCCTGACGGCGGCGGCGCGGAAGGCGGGACCGGCCATCGCTCGATGACACTCCTTGAGCTGCGGTTCTTGCGTGATGAACGAGGTGACTGCGGTAGAGATCCGATGATTGCTGCCCGTGTGAGAACCCGAAGGCCGCGAGGGTTGCGACAACGCCTGCGGCACCGCGGCATATGCATATGCGGCGGGGTGGGTTCGGTACAGCCTATCGAAGGAAGGTTCTGTGGCGACATAGGGCGCACAGGAGGCGCACGATGCGTGTCGAAAGCCCCCTGTGCACCCCCTGTGCGGAGTTGACCGGTCCGGTCCGCTTACGCCAGGCCGAGGCGCTCTGCCGCGGTGGCGGCGTCGACCGGGACGGTGACGGGCTGCGGGGCACCCGCGACGGCCCAGTCGGGGTCCTTGAGGCCGTTGCCCGTGACGGTGCAGACGATCTTCTGCCCCTTGTCGACCTTGCCCTGCTCGGCGGCCTTGAGCAGACCGGCGACGGAGGCGGCCGACGCGGGCTCCACGAAGACACCCTCCTGGGACGCCAACAGCTTGTAGGCGCGCAGGATTTCACGGTCCGTCACTTCGTCGATGAAGCCGCCGGACTCGTCACGGGCGGCCAGCGCGAAGTCCCAGGACGCGGGGTTGCCGATGCGAATCGCGGTGGCGATCGTCGACGGGTCCTTGACGATCTCGCCGCGCACGATGGGCGCGGAACCGGAAGCCTGGAAGCCCCACATACGCGGCGTGTGCGTCGCGATGCCGTCCGCCGCGTACTCCTTGTAGCCCTTCCAGTAGGCCGTGATGTTGCCGGCGTTGCCGACGGGAAGGACATGGATGTCAGGCGCGTCGCCGAGCGCGTCGACGATCTCGAACGAGGCGGTCTTCTGGCCCTCGATACGGAACGGGTTGACCGAATTGACCAGCGCCACCGGGTAGTTCTCGGAGAGGGCGCGGGCCAGGTTCAGGCAGTCGTCGAAGTTGCCGTCGACCTGGAGGATCTTCGAACCGTAGACCAGCGCCTGGCCCATCTTGCCGAGCGCGATCTTGCCCTGCGGGACGAGTACGGCGCAGACCATCCCGGCGCGCACGGCGTAGGCCGCGGCAGAGGCGGAGGTGTTGCCGGTGGAGGCGCAGATGACGGCCTGCGCGCCCTCCTCCTTGGCCTTCGTGATCGCCATCGTCATGCCGCGGTCCTTGAAGGACCCGGTCGGGTTGGCACCCTCGACCTTGAGGTGGACCTCGCAGCCCGTGCGCTCGGAGAGCACCTGGGCGGGCACGAGCGGCGTGCCGCCCTCGCGCAGCGTGACGACCGGCGTGGTGTCGGACACCGGAAGCCGGTCGCGGTACTCCTCGATGATTCCGCGCCACTGGTGGGTCATTGCTCGTTACTCCCCTTCAACACGCATGATGCTGGCGACACCACGCACGGTGTCGAGCTTGCGCAGCGCGTCGACGGTCCCGGTGAGGGCCGCGTCCGCCGCACGGTGGGTGACCACGACGAGGGAGGCCTCGCCGTCCTTGCCCGATTGGCGCACCGTGTCAATGGATACGCCGTGCTCGGCGAAGACCGTCGCGACCTGGGCGAGGACGCCCGGCTTGTCGGCCACGTCGAGGCTGATGTGGTAGCGCGTCACGACCTCGCCCATGGGCGAGACGGGCAGCTGGGTGTAGGCGGAGTCACCGGGTCCGGTGGCCTCGCCGAGCTTGTTGCGGCACACGGCCACGAGGTCGCCGAGCACGGCCGACGCGGTGGGCGCGCCGCCGGCTCCGGGCCCGTAGAACATGAGCTGGCCGGCGGCCTCGGCCTCGACGAACACGGCGTTGTACGCGCCGCGCACGGAGGCCAGCGGGTGGTCGAGCGGGATCATCGCGGGGTGCACGCGCGCGGTGACGGACCCGCCGTGCGCCGCCCGCTCACAGATGGCGAGCAGCTTGATGGTGCAGCCCATCTCCTTCGCGGAAGCGAAGTCGGCGGCGGTCACCTCGGTCATGCCCTCGCGGTAGACGTCGTCGAGACGTACGCGGGTGTGGAAGGAGATCCCGGCGAGAATGGCCGCCTTGGCGGCGGCGTCGAAGCCCTCGACGTCGGCGGTGGGGTCGGCCTCGGCGTAACCGAGCGCGGTGGCCTCGTCGAGGGCCTCCTGGTAGCCGGCGCCCGTCGAGTCCATCTTGTCGAGGATGAAGTTCGTGGTGCCGTTGACGATGCCCATCACACGGTTGATCTTGTCGCCGGCGAGGGACTCGCGCAGCGGCCTGATCAGCGGGATCGCGCCGGCGACGGCGGCCTCGTAGTAGAGGTCCTTGCCGTGCTCCTCGGCGGCGGCGTGCAGCGCGGCGCCGTCCTGGGCGATGAGCGCCTTGTTGGCGGAGACGACGGAGGCGCCGTGCTCGAACGCCGTCATGATGAGGCCGCGGGCCGGCTCGATGCCTCCGATGACCTCGACGACCACGTCGATGTCGCCCCGTTTGACCAGCGCGGTCGCGTCCGTCGTCACCAGCGAGGGGTCGATGCCCTCGCGCACCTTCGACGGACGTCGGACGGCGACCCCGGCCAGTTCCACGGGGGCGCCGATCCGGGCCGCGAGGTCCTCGGCGTGCGTCGTCATGATGCGCGCCACCTCTGAGCCGACTACCCCACAGCCAAGGAGCGCCACCTTCAGCGGACGCGTACGCATCATCGACCTACGCCTTTCATTGAACCCAGCTCGGAGAGCTCAGCCTGCTTGATACTGCTTCAGTGGACCAGTCTCACCCACCGGACCGGGGTTTCTGCCCCCGGTCCGAATCCTGAGACACGTATTTCATTATCCGACGTCGAGACGCAGGAGATCTTCCTCCGTCTCACGCCGGACGATCACCCGCGCCTCACCGTCGCGCACGGCGACGACGGGCGGGCGAAGTGCGTGGTTGTAATTGCTGGCCATGGACCGGCAGTACGCGCCGGTCGCCGGCACGGCGATGAGGTCACCGGGCGCGAGGTCGGCGGGCAGGAAGGCGTCCTTGACCACGATGTCGCCACTCTCACAGTGCTTGCCCACCACACGGACGAGCATCGGCTCGGCGTCGGACGT encodes the following:
- the rho gene encoding transcription termination factor Rho; the protein is MSDTTDLMGVSADSSAAAPSAAADAPAAGASGSRRRRGTGLEGMVLAELQQVASGLGIRGTARMRKSQLIEVIKEAQAGGGAPAKSADTTETKPKRRATSKARTGDEAAANGTEAPAAKATKAEDAKAAKAAAQQQIDIPGQPASDEKAGERRRRRATSEAGSPETVTAEAKTETKTDAQGDAGDNGAEGRRERRDRRDRGDRGGDRGERGGRDRGDRRGKGDEQGKDQGGNRQPQGGGRQDRQRDNGPQDDDDFEGGRRGRRGRYRDRRGRRGRDEAGFGNEVQVSEDDVLIPVAGILDILDNYAFIRTSGYLPGPNDVYVSLAQVRKNGLRKGDHVTGAVRQPKDGERREKFNALVRLDSVNGMAPESGRGRPEFNKLTPLYPQDRLRLETDPGILTTRIIDLVSPIGKGQRGLIVAPPKTGKTMIMQAVANAITTNSPECHLMVVLVDERPEEVTDMQRSVKGEVISSTFDRPAEDHTTVAELAIERAKRLVELGHDVVVLLDSITRLGRAYNLAAPASGRILSGGVDSTALYPPKRFFGAARNIEDGGSLTILATALVDTGSRMDEVIFEEFKGTGNMELKLDRKLSDKRIFPAVDVDASSTRKEEILLNAEELAIVWKLRRVLHALDSQQAIELLLDKMKQTKSNAEFLMQIAKTTPSPGNGND
- the thrB gene encoding homoserine kinase; amino-acid sequence: MAGPAFRAAAVRVRVPASSANLGPGFDAFGLSLGLYDDVVVRVADSGLNIDIAGEGSETLPRDESHLLVRSLRTAFDLLGGQPRGLEVVCANRIPHGRGLGSSSAAICAGIVAARAVTIGGDARLDDAALLELATEIEGHPDNVAACLLGGFTLSWMDGGAARAIRMDPAGSIVPVVFVPGKPVLTETARGLLPRSVPHVDAAVNAGRAALLVEALTRRPELLLPATEDRLHQEYRAPAMPESLALVERLRADGVPAVISGAGPTVLALVEESAADKVARLAGEGWAANRLDLDVDGASVLPLAH
- the thrC gene encoding threonine synthase, giving the protein MTHQWRGIIEEYRDRLPVSDTTPVVTLREGGTPLVPAQVLSERTGCEVHLKVEGANPTGSFKDRGMTMAITKAKEEGAQAVICASTGNTSASAAAYAVRAGMVCAVLVPQGKIALGKMGQALVYGSKILQVDGNFDDCLNLARALSENYPVALVNSVNPFRIEGQKTASFEIVDALGDAPDIHVLPVGNAGNITAYWKGYKEYAADGIATHTPRMWGFQASGSAPIVRGEIVKDPSTIATAIRIGNPASWDFALAARDESGGFIDEVTDREILRAYKLLASQEGVFVEPASAASVAGLLKAAEQGKVDKGQKIVCTVTGNGLKDPDWAVAGAPQPVTVPVDAATAAERLGLA
- a CDS encoding homoserine dehydrogenase, with the translated sequence MRTRPLKVALLGCGVVGSEVARIMTTHAEDLAARIGAPVELAGVAVRRPSKVREGIDPSLVTTDATALVKRGDIDVVVEVIGGIEPARGLIMTAFEHGASVVSANKALIAQDGAALHAAAEEHGKDLYYEAAVAGAIPLIRPLRESLAGDKINRVMGIVNGTTNFILDKMDSTGAGYQEALDEATALGYAEADPTADVEGFDAAAKAAILAGISFHTRVRLDDVYREGMTEVTAADFASAKEMGCTIKLLAICERAAHGGSVTARVHPAMIPLDHPLASVRGAYNAVFVEAEAAGQLMFYGPGAGGAPTASAVLGDLVAVCRNKLGEATGPGDSAYTQLPVSPMGEVVTRYHISLDVADKPGVLAQVATVFAEHGVSIDTVRQSGKDGEASLVVVTHRAADAALTGTVDALRKLDTVRGVASIMRVEGE